ACGATAATGGCCGCACTAACCATCATTTTCCTGTTCACATTTTACATTTCAGTTACAAAGGACTCGCCATTTAAGAGGAGGTTTGCGGAAACGGCCGTTATAAGTCTTGGTATAGCCGGCTTAACGTTCATCGTAGGCTTTTTCATAAAGGAGATCTTTACCCTTTAAGTGTAATTATGTTGTTCCATAATGGTTTTTTATTTCACCAACTTCATTTGTTTTCAGCAATAAACAAGCTCGCACCCACATTTAGGGTAGGCAAATCCATCCATTGTTGCGGAATTTCTCTTCAACATGAGCGTTTTTGATGACGTGGATACGTATACGCTTAAAAGCGAAGGATGTAATTCTAACGATTCAACTAGTGGGCGGGGTTTGAACGCTTCTAATGCGCGACGAAAACCTTTACGAACCCCTTCCCTTTCTGAACGCGTATAGACTTTAAAACGAAGATTATGGCCGGTTTATAAGACGAGGTTTCCATTAATTTTGGCCCTTATAAGGGATAAGTACAAATAACATCTCGGCCTTTACGATCTACAAGGTGTACGCTAATGATTAAGGATTTAGAGAAGTTGAGAAGCGACGAAACCGAGATTTTAAGGATTTTATATCCTTATAATCCTTGGCGTGATTCTAGCCCATAAAAAGTAGTCATGAAATTCAGCAAAGAAGCAGGGAGAACTTAGAATTTATTGAAACTTATGAAGAGTTTGCGCATCGGTAGAGTCCTTGAATGAATCCTTTCACGTAATGGTTAGATTCCTTATTGCTATATTTTCTATCGGCGTAGCTAAGAATTTCTCTTAGGAGTGCGTTTACATTCACCATTATTTTCCACCTCCTAATTCTGTTTTAATTCGAATTGCACGCATAATATCGCTTCGAGTGATTATTCCAGCAAGTTTTCCGTTCTCTCTAACTGGAAGGCGACCTATGTTGTATTTTGACATTTTCATTAGAGCATCCACGGCAGGTTCATCAGGACTAGCGCATTTAAGCTTCTCGCAAGGCGTCATAGCTTCGCTTACTCTAGTTTCTTGCCACTTTTCTCTAGGAATCTTCTTTACGTCTTCAATCGTTATGAGCCCAATCAGTTCAGAGCCTCTTACCACTGGGAATCCTCCATGTTTATATCTCATAAAATGTGTTTCCACGATTTCCTTAATTAGGGCGTCAGGATCAACGGTATGAACCTCTTTAGTCATTATATCGCGAACTAAAACATCCGATAAAGCCTCGCTTACAATAGTTTGTCTATAGCTTGATTCTGCTCCACTTTTTAGGAACAATCCAATCAAAGTGAGCCATAGTCCTCCAATAAAGAGTCCTCCAATTATTAAAAAGAGACCCCAGAAAACGAGTACGTATGAGAAGAAGATTCCAACTCTTGTAGCAATTCTAGTTGCTTGTAACGAATTCTTTTTCCAGCGCCAAACCCCTGCCTTTAGAATCCGCCCACCGTCGAGAGGGAATGCAGGAATTAAGTTGAATCCGCCTAATAGCAAGTTGATGTAAGCCCCGTATTTTAGGGGTGCTATAACTAAAACTCCAAAAACGCTTGCTGGATATTGTAAAAACCATAAAATTAAGGCGATAATAAAGCTGGTTAAAGGTCCAACTAGGGCCATTTTAAATTCGAGGCTGACTTCCTTCGGTTCTTCCTCAATTTCTGATACACCGCCGAAGATAAAGAGAACTATGCGT
This genomic stretch from Candidatus Nezhaarchaeales archaeon harbors:
- a CDS encoding site-2 protease family protein, coding for MSLRIGKLLGVPVKLHFTLILGILLIAWTLAVGYLPLEYPGLSLITYWLIGVVSAVMLFASVLLHELAHSYVAKKNGLPVRRIVLFIFGGVSEIEEEPKEVSLEFKMALVGPLTSFIIALILWFLQYPASVFGVLVIAPLKYGAYINLLLGGFNLIPAFPLDGGRILKAGVWRWKKNSLQATRIATRVGIFFSYVLVFWGLFLIIGGLFIGGLWLTLIGLFLKSGAESSYRQTIVSEALSDVLVRDIMTKEVHTVDPDALIKEIVETHFMRYKHGGFPVVRGSELIGLITIEDVKKIPREKWQETRVSEAMTPCEKLKCASPDEPAVDALMKMSKYNIGRLPVRENGKLAGIITRSDIMRAIRIKTELGGGK